The Sneathiella sp. P13V-1 nucleotide sequence CCCACTGCCCCTACGCCACCGGCAGCAATATATAGAAAATCACGACGTACGACGCCGTCTTCCTCTACAGGGGTGGTAGTAGTCATTAAACTTCCCCGGAATTTTGCAAAATAAATCTCTAGCGACCGCTTTTTGTCACCATATTTCCAGAATGTCTAGCCCCAACATGGAAAATATGACAAACAGTCGCAGATTAGCTCTATAAATGTCACACCTTAATAAATAGGCAAACCAAGGATGGAAATCGCTTTATACCAGCCGGATATCGCCCCAAATGTCGGGACAATTATACGTCTTGGTGCCTGTATGGGGGCGCCCGTACATATTATTGAGCCATGCGGCTTTCCGTTCGGAACGAAAGATTTACGCCGATCTGTCATGGATTATAAAGATATCGCCGAAGTTCACAGGCATAACAGCTGGGAAGATTTTGTAGAATCAACCAAAGGACAGCGAAAAGTCCTCCTGACCACACGTGCATCCAAGCCCTATACAGATTTCGCTTTTAGTAATAACGATATCCTGTTGCTAGGACGTGAAAGCGCCGGCGTTCCTGAAGACGTGCACGAAATTGTGGATGGACGCGTGTTGATTCCCATGCAACAAGGAGCGAGATCCATCAACGTTGCCCTTTCCGCCTCCATGGTTCTGGGAGAGGCGTTGCGGCAAACAGATGGCTTCAAGTAAACAAGCGTCAGCGGGTTAGATAAATGTCAGAGATGATCGAAAAGCAAAAAGAGACTGCAGCAAACTGGTTTCGGCAATTGCGGGATGAAATTCGGGATGCTTTTGAAAAACTGGAAGACGAGCTTGTCGGTACGCATTCTGAACTTCCGCCAGGCCGGTTTGAAGTTTCAGAGTGGGACCGGCCTGGGGGCGGCGGTGGCCAAATGTCCGTTATGCGAGGCCGGGTCTTTGAAAAAGTTGGCGTGAACATCTCCACCGTTCATGGAGAGTTTTCAGAAGAGTTCCGTAAAAACATCCCCGGAACTGAACAATCGGGTTCCTTCTGGGCAAGCGGCATTTCTCTTGTTGCCCACATGCGCTCTCCTCTGGTTCCAGCAGTTCACATGAATACCCGCCATATCGTCACTGGCAAATCTTGGTTCGGCGGAGGGGCTGATCTTACTCCGATGTATGTGGATGATCAGGATACGGCCACTTTCCACAACACCCTGAAAGAAGCCTGCGACAAACATAACCCCGCCTATTACCCAGAATATAAGAAATGGTGCGATGAGTATTTCTTCCTACCACACAGAAACGAACCACGCGGTGTGGGAGGGATCTTTTACGACAAGCTGGAAGGGGATTGGGACGCCAACTTCGCCTTTACTCAGGATGTAGGACGCGCGTTTCGCGATGTATATCCTGAAATCGTTCGCCGCCACATGAATAAAAGCTGGACGGCAGAACAGCGCGACCATCAACTGATCAAACGTGGCCGATATGTAGAGTTTAACCTGCTTCATGACCGCGGCACGACATTTGGCCTCAAAACCGGTGGCAACACAGAAGCCATTCTGATGTCCATGCCGCCAGAGGTTAAATGGCCCTAATCTACATTTGAACGCTCCTAAGATACATTATGTGACGACCCTCACACAAATTGACCTTGGGTTCTGTCCCTTGGCCTCCTAAATGAAGATGCGTTGTTAGTTCAACGCCAGAGCATATCAGGTCTGGAGGCCTCTTCGCCTCCCCCTCTCTCAAGCGGTGCATATGAGTGCTGCATCGCTGAAGGGCCATCTGGACCACAATGATATAGTCTCTGTCCCTCTAACTCAGTGGATTGGCAGATCTGCTTGAGGGAACCACCTCCTGTAAAGGCCCCGCCCCAATCGGGGCCTTTCTTTTTCCTAAAATTCAAAAATGGTGATGACGGACACAAGGTACGACCTGCATTTCGTGATGCCCGGCACAGTCGACAGCTGATTGATCGAGTAATGTAAGTTTCAGCAGTGCAGTTCAGCATTGGAGGACAAACAAATGATCAGGTTCAGATACAATTATTTTTCCGTCGCGTTGCAAGTCTTTTGCAAGCTGGTTGCCAAGCCGCAGATGGGTGGAATGACGTTGAAGGCCTGCCAACAATGTAGCTGCCCGCAATAGTTAGCCAACACAATTCTTGGTCATCACTGTCTCCCGATGGCCAGAAATTAAAGCCCCTAATCCTAACGGATAGGGGCTTTTTCTTTGGATAGATATGTTCAGAAAATTAGAGTGTTCCGTAAAGACGATCGCCTGCATCGCCAAGACCTGGAACGATGTAAGCCTTCTTATTCAGCTTTTCATCAAGTCCGGCTACATAAACTTTGATCTCAGGGTGGGCATCCAGCATAACTTGCACGCCTTCTGGTGCCGCAACCAGTGCCATAAAGCTGATATTTTCTTTCTTCACACCATGATCGAGCAAAACATCGACACCCGCTTCTGCCGTGTAGCCGGTCGCCAGCATTGGATCAACAAGAATGTAGAGGCGATCTGCAGCAGTCGGGAGTTTACGCAAATATTCGACAGGGCGTTTTGTTTCCGGATCCCGATACATGCCGATATGACCAACACGCGCGGCTGGCATCAATTCTAACAAACCATCAGCCATACCAAGGCCTGCCCGCAAAATGGGGACAATAGCTGCTTTTTTGTTGGCAAGAACGGGCTGAGTTGTTGAACAAATTGGAGTTTCAATCTGCTCATCGGTCATTTTAAGATTACGAGTAATCTCATATCCCATCAACAGGGCGATCTCTTTCAACAATTGGCGGAATGTTTTCGTGGACGTGTCTTTCATCCGCATATGGCTCAGTTTGTGAACAATCAGCGGGTGGTCGAGAATGTGAAGATTTGGGAATCGTGGATCAAAAGCCATCAATAAATACCTGTCAGTTTCATTTGCTTGCAGAATATAGTCCCCTAAAGAAGGCGGCAAGGTCTCTTTTCCCACAATAATTTTCTGGCTCCCTCCCCCCATATTGTTTTACGGTAAACAGAAAAAGGAGACGGGGGAAAATGACTATTCAATTATTGGATCTTGAAGGCACGGCCTACCAGCGCGGACAGAAACACGGACAAGAACTGGCGAAAAATGTCCAATCCAATATCAAAACCTATCGTGATCGCTTCATGATGGGTGGCGCCAGCCAAGAGCGGATTGATGAAGAAGCTACCGCATGGGCCGATCGACTACAATCCCACGACGCTGAGTATTTTGAAGAAATGCAGGGGATCGCTGATGGATCTAACACGGACATTAAGGACATTGCGCTTTTAAATGCCCGCTACGAAATCTCCTACAGCCTATACACGCAGGAAGCTGCCGCCGCTAATGATATGCCCATGCATGAACCAGACGGTTGTACGGCCTTTGGCATCCTGCCGGAATATTCGGCCAACGGGCATACTTTACTTGGACAAAACTGGGATTGGCTAAACGGCTTGCTCGGCAACCTCTGTCTTCTTCGCCAACGCTCTGACGAGCACCCTGATCATATTCTTCTCACCCAGGCGGGTATCGTGTCTGGGATGATAGGTTTTAACGAACATGGTATCGGCCTGTGTGTAAATGGCTTGTCGTCAAAGGCCGATGGCAAGGAGCTGCATCATCGCCCCTTTCACATGCGGGTGCGGGACATTATGCGAAGCAAGACCTATTTCGACGCCTTAAAAGTCATTTTTGGAACGGACAGAGTTTGCTCCACCAATTGGCTTATCGGTCAAAAAGGTGGGGAGATTCTGGATATCGAAAGCTCCCCTAACGTCGCCCACACCCTTTATCCTGAAAATGGCCTGATCACGCATGGGAATCACTTTATCAACAGGGATGGTATCGAAACTGAATATGAACGTATCGCCCCTTGCAGCTTATATCGCACGCCGCGCCTTGACCGTCTCATTCGTCAAAACAGTCAGAAATGGGACATTGAGCATCTGAAAGGGTGTCTGAAAGATCGGTTTGGGGATCCAAAGGCGATTTGCCGTTATCCCAACCCTGAAGATCCTAATGCAGCGAAGACTGTTACCGTCACTGGCTTGATTATGGATTTGGACGAATTGACCATTGAGCTGACCGATGGTCCACCAGATCAAAACGAGTTTGTGAAATATTCACTGCGCGGGTGAAGATTTCCGTTCACTTAAGCGTTCCGCCAGAATGCGGCCCAGTCCTTCAGCAATCGAATTAGTATTACGCTGAAGCAATCTGATGACGCATCGCCTGTCACATTCAGGCGGTGCGGTATAATTTTCTGGCAGTTTCAAATCAAACTTCGCAAGTAAGGTGCCATCTTCTGCCTCCAGCAAGCGCCCCTTGATCGCAAGGCGTATGCGGGTCCCAACATTCAAAAGGCTCATATCTGCGAACAAGCTGAGGACTGCCACATAAGTAACTTTCCGGCCTTCTTGGCCTTCCAGGCCTCCTTCACGGGCACGCCGTAGGAGTGCCTCATCCTCATCTTTATCAGAAACACTCAGTCGTTCTGTTGCCTGAATCGCACTAAATCCGGCTTTTTCAACTTGCTCGGAGATTCTCGAAACCACGTCTCTGTATAGAGAATCTCCAATTGGCGAATGCCCCTCTCCCTCACCAACGATCAGCACAGTCCGATCTTCAGCCTGAGCGTCAGAAAAACCAACACCTGCCATCATTATAACGGCGATCATTAACAAGAAGGTGGAAGTGAGAGAAAACTTAGCCATTAAATATATTTTATAGGTGTGTTAGGAATTTTTCTTACGAGGGTCATTTGCAGCACGGGCCATCTTGCTGGCAAGTTTCCCTTCCAGCTCCAGCAGATAGGCTTCATACCCCAATTTCCGCAGTTTCTTTGAATTCCCGTACCCTTGAGTACCGTTGATTTTCTTTTCCGCAAGATCGCGGACCTTGATGATTCTGCTGTCGCTATCAGTCATTTACTTTACCATTTTCGATTACCGGTTCGATTTCGTCCCAAACTTGCACAAATCCAGCCATTTGTGGAATATTTTTTTATTCAATTCGCTATGTATTTCAGAAATCGCATTTTATAGTTAGAAGTGATACGCAAAGACTTGACCAAATGGTCAAACTTGGTGTTAGTTCATTTTTTCCAATGAGAAGCATGACAGAATTCGAATTGCGAACAGGGAGACTAGATAATGATTAAACGGTTTAAGCTGGTAGCGGCCGCAGCTGCATTGCTTGCAGCAACAGGTATCGCCAAAGCTGAGGACTTCAAACCAGCCATCGTGTTTGACATGGGTGGCAAGTTTGACAAATCCTTCAATGAAGCAGCCTATAACGGCGCTGAAGAGTTCAAAAAAGAATCCGGCGTTGATTACATGGAATTTGAGGTCACTCAGGTTTCTCAGCGCGAACAGGCAATGAAACGTATGGCACGCAAAGAAGCGTCCATTATCGTTGCCATGGGTTTTGCACAGGCGTCAGCTGTTGAAAAAGCTGCCAAAGCAAATCCAGATACAAAATTCACCATCATTGACATGGTCGTTGATCTGCCAAATGTGCAGTCCATCGTCTTTAAAGAACATGAAGGTTCTTTCCTCGTTGGTATGGCGGCTGCCATGACAAGTAAAACAGGCAAAGTTGGCTTCATCGGTGGTATGGACATTCCTCTGATCCGTAAATTCGCTCTGGGTTACGAAGAAGGCGCGAAATACGCGAACTCCAACGTTGAAGTGTTCCAGAACATGACCGGAACTACGCCGGCTGCATGGAATGATCCAACAAAAGGTGGCGAGCTTGCAAAAAGTCAGTTTGACCGTGGTGCAGACGTTGTGTTTGCTGCTGCTGGTGGTACTGGCACTGGTGTTTATCAGGCTGCGAAAGACAATGGCAAATTTGCGATCGGTGTTGACAGCAACCAGAACTACCTGCACCCAGGCACCATGCTGACATCCATGACAAAACGTGTTGACGTTGCTGTTAAAGAAGCGTTTATGTCTGCGAAAAACGGTACATGGAAAGCTGGTATCAAGGTTCTTGGCCTGAAAGAAGAAGGCGTTGGTTATGCTGTTGACCAGTATAACAAAGATCTCCTGAGCGCAGATATGCTGGCAAAGCTTGAAAAAGCACGTGCTGACATCATCGCTGGCAACATCAAAGTTACTGACTACATGTCCAAATAAGTAAGATTTGAACTCATGACGACTTCTAGCCCGGCGCTTGAACTGCGCCGCGTGAATAAGTGGTTTGGACCGGTCCACGCCAACAAGGACATTTCCTTGAGCGTGGACCGCGGAACCATCCACGGCATTATCGGCGAAAACGGCGCCGGAAAATCCACCCTGATGAGCATCGTTTACGGCTTTTATCAAGCCGATGAAGGCGAGATTTATGTAAACGGGTCCAAGTGCGACATTGATAACCCGCAAGCATCCATTGCCGCAGGTATCGGAATGGTGCATCAGCATTTCATGTTGGTGGATACTTTTACCGTTTTGGAAAATATCATTCTTGGCGTTGAAGGTAGCCCTCTTTTGAAGGAAGGTCTGGATCACGCTAGAAAAGAACTCTCACGCCTAGAAAAAGAATATAGTCTAGAGGTTGATGTGGACGCCGTTGTTGGCGACCTGCCCGTTGGACTGCGTCAACGCGTTGAAATTCTAAAAGCGCTCTATCGCGGGGCGGAAATTCTTATTCTGGATGAACCTACAGGGGTTCTGACACCGCAAGAAGCAGATCATCTTTTCCGGATTTTAAATACTCTGCGTGAACAGGGCAAAACCGTTATTCTGATTACCCACAAACTACGGGAAATCATGGCCATTACAGATAACGTATCTGTTATGCGCCGCGGCGAAATGGTGGCTCACGTGGCGACCAAAGACACGAATCGTGAACAACTCGCCGAATTGATGGTTGGACGTTCCGTCCTGCTTCGGGTGGAGAAGAGCCCTGCTGTTCCAGGCGAAACTGTCATGAAACTGGACAATGTGCGGTATCTGGATCGAGATGGTATTGCTCGCCTTAAAGACATCAACTTGGAAATTAAAGCGGGTGAAATTCTGGGGATTGCGGGCGTATCCGGTAACGGCCAGTCGGAGCTTTTGGAAATTCTTGGCGGGACTTTGCGCCCTGAACAAGGTGCTGTGATCTACAAAGGTGAAGATATCACCAATCAGAGTAAATATAACGCGCGGGATCTTCGTAAAATCGGCCTTGGGCATGTCCCTGAAGATCGTCATAGATCCGGCCTTGTCCTGTCTTTCACGGCAAACGAAAACACCATTCTTGGCTACCATGACAGTGATGACTACAACAACGGCACCACACTGGATCGTAAAGCAATGGTTCAACATTGCGAAGATCACATCGAGAAATTTGATGTTCGCCCAACCAACCCGCATCTAAAAGCATCAGGCTTCTCTGGCGGTAATCAGCAGAAACTAGTGCTCGCCCGGGAAATGGAACAGGACCCCGATGTTCTTCTGGTGGGTCAGCCAACCCGCGGCGTTGATATCGGCGCCATTGAATTTATCCACAAACAACTCATCAAAATGCGTGATGAGGGGAAAGCCATCCTGGTTGTTTCTGTAGAAATTGATGAGGTGATGTCACTTGCTGATCGGATTGCGGTCATGTTTGACGGTGCCATCGTCGGTGAGATTGACGCGCGTGAAGCAACCGAGACAAAACTAGGTCTGATGATGGCGGGTGTCCGTGATGATCAAACGCCGGAGCAAAAAGAAGAGGCAGCGGTTTAATGTCAGAAAATTCTTCGAAATTCGGCTCGCCTGCCAAAGTACCTGCTTGGGTTAATCTGGCACTTATTCCGCTGGTTAATCTAACCGCTGCTTTTATTCTGTCAGGCATCGTCATCCTTATTGTCGGAGACAATCCAATCACCGCACTGGAAGTTCTGGTTTATGGTGCGTTTGGTTATGCGGATGCTATTGGCTACACGCTCTATTACACCACCAACTTTATTTTCACCGGCCTTGCCGTTGCCATCGCTTTCCACTGTGGTCTTTTTAATATCGGCGCAGAAGGTCAGGCGATGATTGGTGGTCTTGGTGTTGGATTGGTGGCGCTATACTTTGATGCCCTTCCTTTCTGGGCAGTTATTCCAATCGCAATTATGGCCGCGGCCATTTTTGGCGGGTTCTGGGCTGCTGTGCCTGCGTATCTTCAGGCAAAACGCGGAAGTCATATTGTGATCACCACGATCATGTTCAACTTCATCGCGGCGTCCATCATGACCTATCTACTGGTTGAGGTTTTAATCGCACCGGGTGGACAATCTCCTGAAAGCCGGGAGTTTGTGGAAAGCACCTGGTTGCCGTTTTTCCATGACTTCCTTCCGATGCCAGAAACTCCCTTGAACGTTTCCTTTCTCTTTGCCTTGGTATTAAGCGCCGCCTTCTATTACTTCCTATGGCATACTCGCTGGGGATATGAAGTTCGGGTGGTGGGAGAAAATGAAACCGCCGCCAAATATGCCGGAATTTCTCCAGCCCGGAACATCATTCTCGCCATGATTATTTCTGGAGCTCTTGCCGGTTTTGTTGGCGTGAACGAAATCCTTGGTGTGCATCATCGATTGATCCTTGAATTTACAGGCGGCTTTGGTTTTGTGGGTATCGCCGTTGCCTTGATGGGCCGCAATCACCCTGTGGGCATCTTCCTGGCTGCGCTTCTTTTTGGTGCACTTTATCAAGGTGGGTCAGAGCTTGCGTTTGAAATGAAATCTATCAACCGCGAGATGGTAATTGTGATCCAAGGTCTGATTATTCTGTTCTCAGGCGCCCTTGAGCATATGTTCCGACCTACCATTGAGAATTTCTTCAAGAAACGTGCCGGCTCTGCCGCGGTGGAGGCGTAAATCATGGAAATTTTTGAGATCTTCATTCTATTGATGGACGCTACTTTCCGTGTAGCCACCCCATTGGTTCTGGCCGCGATGGCGGGAATGTTTTCCGAACGCTCTGGCATTGTGGATATCGGCCTTGAGGGTAAAATGCTGGGCGCTGCTTTTGCAGCCGCGGCAACTGCCTACACCACCGGATCCGTCTGGCTTGGACTGATGGCGGGTATTGTGACCTCCATGGCCCTTTCCATGCTTCATGCCTACGCTTGCGTAACCCATAAAGGTAATCAGGTTGTCTCCGGCATGGCCATTAACATTATGGTGGCTGGCCTGACGCCCACCCTAGCTTTTGCGTGGTTCCAGCGTGGTGGACAAACACCGGCGCTTACCGGTGACGATCGTTTCCATTCCATCACCCTGCCATTTGCAGAAGCGGTTCGGGATATTCCAGTAATAGGTTACACCTACGCTGAGCTGATTTCCGGTCATAACATTCTGGTTTATGTGGCCGCAGCCTCTGTTCCTATTTGTGCATATGTCCTTTACCGCACACGTTTTGGCCTTCGGGTGCGTGCGGTAGGTGAAAACCCACATGCAGTAGATACCGCTGGTATCGTGGTGAACAAACTTCGTTATCAGGCATTGATGGTCACGGGTCTTCTCTGTGGTATCGGTGGGTCCTATCTTTCCACTGCTCACGGTGCAGCCTTTATTCGCGATATGACAGCGGGTAAAGGGTATCTTGCCCTTGCCGCCCTTATCTTTGGTAAGTGGAAACCGGTTCCCACATTATTTGCCTGTCTTTTATTTGCCTTCACGGATGCCTTGCAAGCACGCTTGCAAGGGGTGGATCTGCCAATCGTTGGCGTGATCCCGGTTCAATTCATTCAGGCACTTCCATATGTCCTGACAGTTCTGCTATTGGCAGGCTTTGTCGGCAAAGCCATTCCGCCAAAAGCCATCGGACAACCCTATATCAAGGAAAGATAGACTATGTCTCTTGATCCCCATGTTGCCGCCGATTTTGTAAAATCAAAGGCGGAAGGTTTCGCACCCAGAGTTGGTATCATTCTGGGATCCGGCCTTGGTGGCCTCGCTGATAAAATCGAGGCGGTTGCCAGCATCGACTTTAAAGACATCCCGGATTTTCCCCAGTCCACTGTGGAAGGTCATGCCGGCCGCCTGATCCTTGGGCGACTTGGCGGCATGCCTGTGGTTTGTATGCAGGGCCGTATTCACCTTTACGAAGGTGTCGATCCGCAAGATCTGGCGGTTCCAGTTCGTGTCTTGAAACTTCTTGGCATAGACATCCTTCTGGTGACCAATGCTGCCGGAAGTTTCCATGAAGATATGGGCCCTGGATCTTTGATGCTTCTAAATGATCATATCAATCTTACTGGCCGCAACCCGTTAGTTGGTGAGAATGACGATCGATTTGGTCCCCGCTTTTTCTCCATGGAAGATGCGTATGATCCTATTTTGCGGGAACATCTGAAAGCCGTTGCCAAAGAGTTGGACATCAAACTCCATGAAGGGGTTTACCTTCACTATCTTGGCCCTAACTTTGAAACACCGGCAGAGATCAGAGCCTTTAAAACATTAGGTGCAGATGCGGTTGGAATGTCCACAACACCAGAAGTTCTGGTTGCCCGTCATATGGGGCTCCGTGTTGCAGCCATATCCAACATTACCAATCTGGCCGCAGGCATGAACAAAGAAACCCTCAGCCACGAACAAACGCTGGAATGCGCGAAACTGGCGGCAGAGGACCTTGAAAATCTTGTGATTATTTTCCTCGGCACCCTAAAGCGGGAATTGCTGAAGGCACATATGAAAGAAGAAAATGATGGCGACACTCAGTAAGCTATCCCCGACATCTCACGTCATTGACCGTAACCCAGGTCTTCCTTTTGATGCGGAAGCTATCGACGGCATTCAGGTTAATTTAAGTGCGGTTGAACGCCGGACTTCCTCCTTGGGCGGACGTCGGACTGTCAAAAAAGAACATCAAGCAGCGTGGCTACTAAAAGCCATCTCCTGCATCGACTTGACGACACTCAGCGGTGATGACACACCACGCCGGGTTAAACGCCTGTGTGCAAAAGCAAGACAACCTGTTCGTCAGGATTTGCTGGATGCCATGGGTATGGGTGATAGAGGCCTGACTACGGGAGCCGTTTGCGTCTATCACACTATGGTCGATACAGCGGTCACAGCACTGGAGGGATCCGGTATCCCTGTGGCCGCCGTATCCACCGGCTTCCCTGCGGGATTGAGCCCCATGAAAACGCGGCTTGAAGAAATTCGTGAATCTGTCGCAGCAGGGGCGTCTGAAATCGACATCGTAATTACCCGCGGCCATGTGCTTACAGGCAACTGGAAAGCGCTTTATGATGAAATCAAAGCCTTTCGCGAAGCCTGCGGAGATGCACATCTTAAAGCCATTTTAGGAACTGGTGAACTTGTTACACTTCGTAACGTCGCCAAAGCCAGCATGATTGCCATGATGGCAGGTGCAGATTTCATTAAAACATCCACAGGCAAGGAAAGTGTCAATGCCACCTTGCCAGTAAGCCTTGTGATGATCCGCGCCATTCGTGCGTATGAAGAAATGACTGGTTTCCAGATCGGATACAAACCTGCAGGCGGCATCAGTGCCGCGAAAGATATTCTGGGCTATCAGATTCTGATGAAAGAAGAATTGGGTCACGATTGGTTGCAGCCTGATCTATTCCGCATCGGGGCTTCCAGTCTTCTTGGCGATATTGAACGCCAGCTTGAACATCATGTAACCGGCCGTTATTCCGCCGATTTCCGCCATCCTATGGCTTAAGGACATATTATGAGCATCGCAGAGATCTTTGATACAATGGAATATGGCGCCGCCCCTGAAAGCGATAGCGAGGCCCGAGCCTGGCTTGCCCGTCACAACAGCCAGTTTGGCCTGTTCATTAATGGAAGCTGGACAGCACCTTCAAATAACAGCTTCAAAGCCTTTAATCCCGCTGACAACAGTGACCTTGCAAATTTGAGCATGGCAACATCCGATGACGTCAACGACGCCGTAAATGCTGCTCGAAAAGCGCAGAAGAAATGGGAAAAACTGGGAGGTCCTGCACGTGCAAGACATATGTATGCCCTTGCCCGTGCAATCCAGCGCCATTCACGCCTGTTGGCTGTTCTGGAAAGTCTTGATAACGGTAAATCCGTTCGCGAAACCCGCGACATTGATATCCCGCTTGTCGCCCGCCATTTCTATCATCATGCTGGTTGGGCACAACTGCAGGAAACAACGTTCGCAGATTATGAAGCCATGGGTGTGATCGGCCAGATCATCCCATGGAACTTCCCGCTTTTGATGTTGGCCTGGAAAATTGCCCCGGCCATTGCCGCTGGTAATACTGTGGTTCTAAAGCCTGCTGAACACACGTCTCTCACCGCCCTTTGTTTTGCGGAAATCTGTAAAAATGCAGGATTGCCGGATGGGGTGATCAACATTGTCACGGGTGATGGTACGGTAGGCGACATGATCGTCAATCACGGCGATATCGACAAAATTGCCTTCACCGGCTCAACGGGCGTTGGTCGTCAGATCCGTGAAAAAACGGCTGGTAGCGGAAAACACCTGACCCTTGAACTTGGTGGCAAGTCGCCGTTCATCGTTTTTGAAGATGCAGATATCGACAGCGCCATTGAAGGTGTTGTGGACGCCATCTGGTTTAATCAGGGCCAGGTTTGCTGCGCAGGATCACGTCTGCTCTTGCAGGAAGGCATCTACGATAAATTTATCCAGCGCCTGAAAAACCGCATGGAAAAACTACGTCTTGGTGATCCCCTTGATAAGTGCATCGATATGGGGGCCATCGTTGCCCCTGTTCAAAAGGATCGCATTGAGAAA carries:
- a CDS encoding purine-nucleoside phosphorylase is translated as MSLDPHVAADFVKSKAEGFAPRVGIILGSGLGGLADKIEAVASIDFKDIPDFPQSTVEGHAGRLILGRLGGMPVVCMQGRIHLYEGVDPQDLAVPVRVLKLLGIDILLVTNAAGSFHEDMGPGSLMLLNDHINLTGRNPLVGENDDRFGPRFFSMEDAYDPILREHLKAVAKELDIKLHEGVYLHYLGPNFETPAEIRAFKTLGADAVGMSTTPEVLVARHMGLRVAAISNITNLAAGMNKETLSHEQTLECAKLAAEDLENLVIIFLGTLKRELLKAHMKEENDGDTQ
- the deoC gene encoding deoxyribose-phosphate aldolase, translated to MMATLSKLSPTSHVIDRNPGLPFDAEAIDGIQVNLSAVERRTSSLGGRRTVKKEHQAAWLLKAISCIDLTTLSGDDTPRRVKRLCAKARQPVRQDLLDAMGMGDRGLTTGAVCVYHTMVDTAVTALEGSGIPVAAVSTGFPAGLSPMKTRLEEIRESVAAGASEIDIVITRGHVLTGNWKALYDEIKAFREACGDAHLKAILGTGELVTLRNVAKASMIAMMAGADFIKTSTGKESVNATLPVSLVMIRAIRAYEEMTGFQIGYKPAGGISAAKDILGYQILMKEELGHDWLQPDLFRIGASSLLGDIERQLEHHVTGRYSADFRHPMA